TCCGCGCGAGCTTGCCGACGAGGCCCGCACCATCCTGTGGCGCGATACGGGCTGCGATCCCCACAATCAGGCGACCTGGACAAAACCGGCCATCCGGCTTTCCGGCTACAAGGACGCGCAGTTCCTCAAGGCGGAGCGCACGCCGGTGCTGCACGCCGCGTTCGATCAGATCGTCGGCGAGGGCCGCTGGCGCCTGGGCTCGCTGGGCTTCGGGGGTACGTTTGTCGTACGCTTCCCCCATTCGGATGAGCCCGGAGACGACGGTTGGCACATCGATACAAGCTTTTCCCCCGATGGCGGCGATCCGAATGAGCGGCGCGCGAATGTGGGGTCGCGCGGCCGCGCTCTGTTGATGCTGTTCCTGTTCTCCGACGTCGGCCCACGCGACGCCCCAACGCGGATAAGGGTGGGATCACACATCGACATGGCACGCTTCCTCGCGCCAGCAGGCGAGACTGGGATGTCACAAACGGAAATGGCGCAGGGTCGGATGGGAGCCGAGCGGCCCGAGGCGCTGGCGACGGGTGAAGCCGGCACTGTCTACCTGTGCCATCCGTTCCTCGTGCACGCCGGCCAGCGCCACCAAGGGACGGCGCCGCGGTTCATGGCCCAGCCGCCGCTGCATCCCGCGGAACCCATCCGGCTCGAGCGGGTGGACGGCAATTATTCACCAGTTGAGATCGCGATTCGACAAGCTCTTCAGGGCGGCTTAGCGGAATAACTCCGACTAGCCCCGAGGACGTCGGCCCAGCTGCCAAAATCCAATAGATCGTTGATAGGCGACTCGCCACTGGTGCGAACTTCTTGAGATTCGCACCAGTACGTGAGCAAAGGGCGAGGTCTCGTGACATGGGAGAGAAGGGTGCGGTAGTGCTCGATCTTTTCATTGATTTCATCGCACTTCTCGCACATTGCCGCGTCGTCGCGTCAATGTGGGTAACCAACATTTCCGTGACGCCTGACAAGCGAGCTGGCTGATCTACTACGGCGATGTCCACGTCGGCACCATCGGCCTGCGCTCCGGCAATCCGACCGAGAGCGACCCGTGGCAATGTCGCTGTGGTGTCTATCCCGGATCACGTCCCGGCGAATGCACCGCCAGCACCGAGTTGACCTTCGAGAGCGCGCGCGCTGCGTTCTCGGCGGCATGGACGCTGTCCTGTCCAAGCACCGAAGCCGATTTCGATAAATGGCGAGAAGTGCGCGACCGGACGGCGCGAAAATATGCTGCGTGGGCGCGCGGCGAAAGAGTGCTGGTCCGATAATGAGCTTTTGACACCAACCGCGCCCACTCGCGAGCGCAAGCGCTTGCGCCGCGTGGGGCGCGGAGGTTGATGCTCGCTTTCTCTGGCCGCTAGGACGCTTGCACTGTCGGCGCTGGCCCCGTCGGGCACTGGCACTATCGGCTCTGCTCCCATGGCGCTCGTGGTGCGAGAGACCGTCTCGATCAACCCGCCTTGATGTAGACCCGCATCCCGGATTGGTCAATGGGTGCCGACTCAGCGTATCGATCGACGCCATGAAGTGCACCGCCGAACGCCCCTTCGCCGACCCTGATGCCGCAGCGCGCAAGCTGATCGAGATCTCCAACGCCGTCGAGCCGGTGCAAGACGGGCGCATCTACATCGATCTGATCAACAGTCCCTCCCTGTATCAGCTCAAGGGCACGCCTGCCGAATTACCAGACCGGTTTAGATCGGCGCGGTTGCCGAGGGCTGGCTTTGGCTGCACGAGAGCGGCACTCGCGCAGGCCGGTTACACCTCAGATTTTTGATGCGTCTTATCGCGATCACATTAAGCTGCGCGTTGACTCCAATTGGAGTGACAACCGATGTCCGAGATCGAGGCGTACACACTGGAAGGCCATCTCTCCAAGCTAACAGAGGACAGCGAATCCTTGTCGATTGTGTTCGGCGTGCAGAACGCCTGCACTATGTACCCACCCTACACGATCGGGAGAGACTTCATCGCAGGGCACGATCATGTTGACCCCGCAAAGGCTCGGCCCATCGTGGCACCATTCAACAGCATCCAACAGATCATCTGCCACATGAGGAAGAGCTAGCCGCCGTCTTTAAGGCAAAACTCATGGGGGCGCTCAGGTTATTAAGCGTGGAGCAGTGGGCGGCAAAAGCATTGGATCAAGGTGAAGGACCGGAGCATCCGGCGTGGAGTGAGTGCTTGACGCATTCGCATGATCACTTTAACCCGGCGGCCGATCACGCCGGAGAACATCAAGTGGCAAAAAAGACGAAGAGCAAGCGCAACGAGTACACCAAGGACGACATCAAGCTGCTCAAGGCACATTCCAAGGCTCGCACCCCAGTGGCCACACTCTCGAAGCTGATGAAGCGCTCCGAGGGCTCGTTGAGACAGAAGGCTGGCAGCCTTGGAATTGGACTAGGCCATCAGCGTTAAGCGAAAAGGCCCCGGCGTGCTCACTCGCCGGGGACTTTCTCCA
This region of Bradyrhizobium sp. CCGUVB1N3 genomic DNA includes:
- a CDS encoding phytanoyl-CoA dioxygenase family protein, yielding MPADEHESMRALSDDQVQQFIRDGFVRIDRAFPRELADEARTILWRDTGCDPHNQATWTKPAIRLSGYKDAQFLKAERTPVLHAAFDQIVGEGRWRLGSLGFGGTFVVRFPHSDEPGDDGWHIDTSFSPDGGDPNERRANVGSRGRALLMLFLFSDVGPRDAPTRIRVGSHIDMARFLAPAGETGMSQTEMAQGRMGAERPEALATGEAGTVYLCHPFLVHAGQRHQGTAPRFMAQPPLHPAEPIRLERVDGNYSPVEIAIRQALQGGLAE